GCGTGGTGTGCTAGTAAGCACTTCAAAAGGCCGTGACTGACACTTCAAAAGTGAAACTCTCTATCGTAGTTTGGCGACCTATGTTCAATAGGGGTGCTTAGTCTTTTGATTAGAGTAAGAGTCGTGATGTTGACAGGTTAAAACAAGTAGTACTAATTTACTAGATTAGTATAAGTGGATATGATCCGCCTCCCAATTTCAACAATGCCAGCATGTTTACAGATGGATAACATATAGTAAATGATCTTAGATCCGGCAGAGAGGCTAATTGCTGGAATTCTTCTAAGCTTAATTAGACCGATTAATACTTGTTGTAATCTAACATGTCATCCATCTACAGCTCAGTCTAACAAGCGAGCCTGtgtgtattataaatgtataacaAGAGCCCTTGCTCCTTTTGATGTAACTGAAAAATCTAACTTGAAAATGATCCAAATCTGTGATAGATCCTTCGTTTTagcaaattttcatatatattaattctTGTGGTTAGTACCAAAAGGTTAAACTGCAATCGTTCTTCGATTTTCATGGCCTATGATGAATTTTCTATCCAGCACAAAGAAGCATCAACTGCTAAATACTTTAACAGGATTCAGTAATTACCCTGTCGCGAGCATGACATTCTATTATTCTCTATGTGACTATGTTGCTCGGAATCTCCAAAAACGTCCCCAGGTATCTGTCGGATCCTCTGAAAGTATTCATTTTTGGAGGATCGAGCATGAATGCGCCAACATTTTTGGAAGATTCGAGCAACATAGATTGTTATGAGATTTGATAAACACTAAAATCCTAGCAGACACAAAATTATAAGGTGATTTTTCCTCATCTTTTCCTCGCCTTGATGAACATGTTACTTGGTACCTGTTGCTGGTCGGAGGTGACAGGTATCTCGTACTATTAGTCGAGGTAGCTAGACGGGACACTAAGgttattaaaaaatatctcCTTGCTCTGAAACTGATTTTAACTTTCTGATATGTATTCTGCCCTTCTTTCTCATGTTCGTTTTTGGCTTGTGAAGGAGTTTGAGTTCACAGTCACATTCTTGAAAGACGGATTTCTCGTTGACCTAGTGGTCGAGGAAGCAGGACGAGTTCTTAAGCTCGACTCGCTCAGCAGAACTGAGCAGTGGAAAGGAGTTGATGTCTTAATCTTCAACAGCTACCATTGGTGGATACATACTGGACGCCTACAAACGTACACTTCTTCACTAACTTAATAGAAGCCAAACTCCATTGTTCCGTATTACAAGAAAAATTACATTGTCCTGTTTTTTTCCGCAGTTGGGACTATTTTCAAGTTGGTGACAAACTATACAAGGAGATGGACCATATGGAAGCATATAATATCGCATTAACTACTTGGGCTAATTGGGTTGATTCCAACATTGATCCTGCTGTGACTAAAGTGTTCTTCCAAGGAATTTCTGCTGTTCATTATTAGTAAGTTAATTATCAGACAACTTCTCTTTTTCTCGTCTAAGCATTTAGGTGTCGTTCACATTAAAATCTCAACATAAACCTTAGAACGACAGTAAAATTGTCTCCATCTGACCTATAGGTCACAAATTGTAGCCGTGATATGTATCAGTCACTATTGCTTCTGTCATGGTAGGTTGCCTACACGTACTACATCCCCTTGGGGTATGATCCTTCTACAAACCTTCCGTGAACACGAGATGATGCTTCGTGAACGGGCTTTTATTTTTGATCCGAACATACTACTCCCTCcatcccaatttatgtgatgtAGTTGATCgggcacggagtttaagaaatatGAGAAGATTTTGCAATGTTCCAAGAGTACACTTTTATATACTTCTTGTCAAATAAGTGGGACTCAAGCTGAATAAAATGTTGATAGTGCCATTAAATATTCGTCAAATAAAGAAACATGTTGTTCTTTTTTAGACCAGGCAAAATTGGAAAGtttgtcatataaattgggacAAAGCTAGTAGTACGTGAACCAAATGACATCTTAAGTCTCGACGAATTGTACATCAATCACATTTTCTTGCAAGTTTGTATATGATTTGTCTAGTAGAATATTAGTCCATTTTATTTAACTTGGTTCTGTTTCCTCAATTTTAGTGGCAAGGATTGGGATGAACCAATGGTGAAGGATTGCAGTGGACAAACAAAGCCAATAGAGGAATCAACTTATCCAGGTGAAAGATATGCAGGAGAGGCAGTGGTGAAAAGTGTCCTAAGTAACATGACAATGCCTGTCAATTTACTTGATATTACACTGCTTACACAACTACGAAAAGACGGACACCCCTCAAGAATTGCCAGTGGCGCGTCGATGGACTGCAGCCACTGGTGTGTAGCTGGTGTTCCAGATGCTTGGAATGAACTATTGTACACAATGTTGCTccaaaaataagttttgaagCTAGTGTATATTGCATATTGAATCTCAATCTCTTATAAATGAAAGCTGATGGCTAAGTGCCTTTTATCTTGCTGTTGCTAGATTATCTCCGACCCCCGCTATTTTCTAtgtttggagagtaaaatagagaatacgGTCTCTACCCCACAGCTATTCTACTCTATTTCTAAAGAGATGAATAGTAGTCctctctatttcactttttgattattttaataacGTATTTATGATATAGAGCATTTATAGGGCAACGTAATAATCTTAAAAGTCGAGcatttatgtaaaatttaaaataagttttatgatgatttaatattattatgtagTGATTGTATTTCATCaatgatttcacttttatttgtattgTCCATTTATATGTATTACATTAATATTTGTTtgcatttatgttattttgaatttagcataaagtatatttttatattaaataaagaattggaaaagaataaaatttaattttacatgAACATTATATAGGATGATTATTTAAACactacaaaaaagaaaaaaatgacttatatgatgaaatgagaaaactaaaatgaaatataaatctATCATATTTCtatctattatatagaagagccaAGTTGAGTTTCATCAAGGACAATTTTGTCATTTCACAAATATTCTAGAATGTCTGTTTTTATGTTATGACACCAAAAATCGTGGTAATAGatttataataacaatacaATCAAATATCTTTTCTTAAATGACATGTATATCCTAATGATGTGACATTTAATTTGGAACCACATTTtctatagattttttttctttttttattctctGTGTGTGAAATTTTCATTAAACCATAAATCTTTATTAAACAATggcattttagtaa
This portion of the Solanum pennellii chromosome 12, SPENNV200 genome encodes:
- the LOC107005774 gene encoding protein trichome birefringence-like 42 is translated as MSTKTVTKIYLFLVFLHLLTVKLRSCNIFEGSWIFDESYPIYDSLQCPFIDQGLNCIKNGRKDNFYLKYRWQPTDCDLPRFNGEDLLKNFKGKNFMFVGDSLSNNQWQSLACMLHAAVPNSSYTFDRTRNRSVLSFPEFEFTVTFLKDGFLVDLVVEEAGRVLKLDSLSRTEQWKGVDVLIFNSYHWWIHTGRLQTWDYFQVGDKLYKEMDHMEAYNIALTTWANWVDSNIDPAVTKVFFQGISAVHYYGKDWDEPMVKDCSGQTKPIEESTYPGERYAGEAVVKSVLSNMTMPVNLLDITLLTQLRKDGHPSRIASGASMDCSHWCVAGVPDAWNELLYTMLLQK